A window of the Fusarium fujikuroi IMI 58289 draft genome, chromosome FFUJ_chr09 genome harbors these coding sequences:
- a CDS encoding probable ANP1 protein → MMPRHHAAAFSNGYPRGNTFDISPHKFQPRTLTPAQRRRNKLLVRLCILAAILFAFSLWLWPSSPVASLVSFGLLSAGGAPELETVRYYDLTTVQGTARGWEREERILLCVPLRDAEAHLGMFFSHMRNLTYPHHLIDLAFLVSDSKDNTLKVLSDSLEAIQADQDPKQPYGEISIIEKDFGQKVNQDVESRHGFAAQASRRKLMAQARNWLLSAALRPYHSWVYWRDVDVETAPFTILEDLMRHNKDVIVPNVWRPLPDWLGGEQPYDLNSWQESETALALADTLDEDAVIVEGYAEYATWRPHLAYLRDPFGDPDMEMEIDGVGGVSILAKAKVFRSGVHFPAFSFEKHAETEGFGKMSKRMGYSVIGLPHYTIWHLYEPSVDDIRHMEEMERERLAREKQEEEKKKNQQKIKEEYSDTRNEWEKDKQEMQNLAAQPKPVKDTQKAPSRDGLAQPHNQQPGSGNQAKVGSVNAAQGDIKAQVVKQEGNAARQEAKAVQEGDKRAAVAAQDVPQANPGAAQQVGNAAA, encoded by the exons ATGATGCCCCGGCATCATGCCGCCGCCTTTTCGAATGGCTATCCTCGTGGGAATACCTTTGACATCTCCCCTCACAA GTTCCAGCCGCGCACTTTGACGCCTGCCCAACGGCGTCGCAATAAACTTCTCGTCCGCCTATGCATTTTAGCGGCGATACTGTTCGCTTTTAGTCTCTGGCTTTGGCCTTCCAGCCCCGTGGCTTCGCTGGTATCTTTCGGACTCCTTTCTGCTGGTGGTGCACCAGAACTTGAGACAGTTCGATACTACGACTTGACCACCGTCCAGGGCACTGCTCGTGGCTGGGAACGCGAAGAGCGCATTCTGTTATGTGTACCATTACGTGATGCCGAGGCGCACTTGGGAATGTTCTTTTCGCATATGCGCAATCTCACATATCCGCACCACTTGATCGACCTTGCCTTTCTCGTGTCCGATTCCAAAGACAATACTCTAAAGGTTCTTTCTGATAGTTTGGAGGCCATCCAAGCCGACCAGGATCCTAAGCAACCATACGGGGAGATCTCAATCATCGAGAAAGACTTCGGGCAGAAGGTCAACCAGGATGTCGAAAGTCGCCACGGTTTCGCTGCTCAGGCCAGCCGACGAAAGCTGATGGCGCAAGCCCGAAATTGGCTTCTGAGCGCAGCTCTGCGGCCGTACCACTCTTGGGTTTATTGGCGCGACGTAGACGTTGAAACAGCACCTTTCACCATTTTGGAGGATCTCATGCGCCATAACAAGGACGTCATCGTTCCCA ATGTTTGGCGACCATTGCCTGACTGGCTCGGTGGTGAACAGCCCTACGATTTGAACTCATGGCAGGAGTCTGAGACAGCTTTGGCCCTCGCCGACAcacttgatgaagatgctgtcaTTGTTGAAGGTTATGCCGAATATGCCACATGGCGTCCTCATTTAGCGTACCTCCGTGACCCCTTTGGTGATCCCGACATGGAAATGGAaattgatggtgttgggggTGTCAGTATTCTGGCAAAAGCCAAAGTCTTCCGATCCGGTGTTCACTTTCCAGCCTTCAGTTTCGAGAAGCACGCAGAGACAGAAGGTTTTGGCAAG ATGTCCAAGAGAATGGGGTACTCAGTCATTGGTCTACCTCATTATACCATCTGGCATTTGTATGAGCCTAGTGTGGATGATATCCGCCATATGGAG GAGATGGAGCGGGAACGACTTGCCCGGGAaaagcaagaggaagagaagaaaaagaaccaACAAAAGATCAAAGAAGAGTATAGTGACACCCGCAACGAGTGGGAGAAGGATAAGCAAGAGATGCAGAATCTGGCAGCTCAGCCAAAGCCCGTGAAAGACACACAGAAAGCTCCCAGCCGAGATGGGTTGGCCCAGCCCCATAATCAACAACCTGGTTCTGGCAACCAAGCCAAGGTGGGCTCAGTTAATGCCGCTCAAGGCGACATCAAAGCGCAAGTGGTCAAGCAGGAGGGTAACgcagcaagacaagaagccaaagcgGTTCAAGAGGGAGACAAAcgagctgctgttgctgcacAAGATGTGCCCCAAGCCAACCCAGGGGCCGCTCAGCAAGTCGGTAATGCGGCTGCTTGA
- a CDS encoding related to 3' exoribonuclease family protein, whose amino-acid sequence MADRRRINGPGGITVAPVYEADEFAASTRTRAPNGIRSQYLQTGVTPSASGSAYLEIESRQDSSSKGMKLSCTVHGPRSLPRSAPFSPHMVLSTHVKYAPFATRQRRGYLRDSAERDLSTHLEAALRGALVADRWPKSGVDVVVTIIEGDQARQVAVEHGSEEWDMMNVLSGCITVAAAALADAGIDCVDTVSGGVAALVPGADNDEPIMVLDPVPSEHSQILAACCVAYLPSRDEITNLWLKGSLPSSDASLHRDLVARAVHASKGANLAVAASLKESVIAG is encoded by the exons ATGGCAGACCGACGACGCATTAATGGCCCTGGAGGTATCACAGTGGCACCTGTTTACGAAGCAGATGAGTTTGCTGCTTCCACTCGGACTCGTGCTCCAAATGGTATCAGGTCGCAAT ATTTGCAGACTGGGGTGACCCCATCCGCCTCTGGATCGGCGTACCTAGAAATTGAATCACGGCAAGATTCTAGCAGTAAGGGCATGAAACTTTCATGCACTGTTCATGGGCCTAGGTCTCTACCTCGATCAGCGCCCTTCTCCCCTCACATGGTCCTCTCTACACATGTCAAATACGCACCTTTTGCAACACGTCAAAGAAGGGGTTATTTACGCGATTCTGCCGAGCGTGACTTAAGCACCCATCTTGAAGCAGCTCTCAGGGGCGCACTCGTTGCAGACCGTTGGCCCAAGAGTGGAGTGGATGTGGTTGTTACCATTATTgaaggagaccaagcccgCCAGGTAGCTGTGGAACATGGAAGCGAGGAATGGGATATGATGAACGTGCTTAGTGGCTGCATCACTGTTGCCGCCGCCGCTCTCGCGGATGCTGGTATTGACTGTGTCGATACTGTCTCTGGAGGTGTTGCGGCTTTGGTGCCTGGGGCGGACAATGATGAACCCATCATGGTGCTCGATCCAGTTCCTTCGGAACACTCGCAAATACTCGCAGCTTGCTGTGTGGCCTATCTTCCCTCCCGGGACGAAATCACAAATCTCTGGCTGAAGGGAAGCTTGCCTTCATCAGATGCCAGTCTGCATCGCGACCTTGTCGCCCGTGCCGTACATGCAAGCAAAGGAGCCAACCTTGCAGTAGCTGCATCACTCAAAGAATCAGTCATCGCGGGTTGA
- a CDS encoding putative ASI3-like E3 ubiquitin ligase family protein has product MADEFVPSAPSPLTSLTTNTGLSSANASSPWYNPAVWTVNVTRYAPILEDLVWAGPRFVKKLGSYISVPEHLETTTGNSNYIPAVVGANTILAEADPNIQNRMEPLLGTGGSETVATAPMGRVPVDSVRSLGSVFGYATSKWALCCIAMAVILNRTHIFAATRRRLRLRWPTRLLLRFVPIILLVVQARQLLQSIQCQTSSDFSELRWGNASKSSDLMFSHQNAFFNSLSSILLFSASDEQSCIAVRMIPSDESGSARNLTGSLSMLWPLFGTFCLSQFLETVSCAVQGRPVAPETGMTLFEQSLAFAEADAAISNQLGWNLFTKTTSADAPASGLGNAIALTRSMVMRRVNTSPEVLLVALLSSMTHITSHILGIFNLQARYRLISTGFWGLCFMASIVWAAISFDLDNPSSQSLLRFPTVCIIGFVPHVLVLLGITICLFIYGLALLLSAFSPPSTSDMASMTIRQRLIHAHENMQANVSLSSIRITREMDFYTALLRTGFGAITMASEAVYLNEDKGISLKRRTWLEEQRFKEAEELQRKLIGGGGGLPDSQYDQIGAIGLIPVKGGPSVASNGYARERAAQKIPKGRSERNLHAGIGASERSSRWLMALEFLLSINKLLARISAKSLLWCLATLRIRYQPAWLLWLAQHPKSMDGQSKSSSRKQPRPRGPSSYNDGSIPKEETADIEAEFRRVCIDQDEESLDRDLYKYWVKNGWWGSADSSGDFEPHSDDDFDTTSVVSMSTTGDGVDDYQVWESEDENDDGQRTPTQRSPQISRESTPFHDTPMQISDLARLLHPTSPEEREEAVTLSAHLQSDGIMTRAKYRRMEQLQRTRVLASPGSGLLQPKANIMQPGRSTKLDPDEEERLLEQLLLSRRQAFAAACSETSWENGGSGFGSDGPQCVVCQSSPRTIIVWPCRCLSLCDDCRVSLAMNNFDKCVCCRREVISFSRVFVP; this is encoded by the coding sequence ATGGCCGACGAGTTCGTCCCCTCTGCGCCATCACCCCTCACCAGCCTCACAACCAATACAGGGCTCAGTTCTGCCAATGCATCTAGTCCGTGGTACAATCCTGCTGTCTGGACTGTCAATGTGACACGCTATGCGCCCATACTAGAGGACCTTGTCTGGGCCGGTCCACGATTCGTTAAGAAGCTTGGATCTTACATTTCTGTGCCCGAGCATCTCGAGACGACGACCGGCAATTCGAATTACATACCAGCAGTAGTTGGCGCGAACACCATACTTGCTGAAGCCGACCCGAATATCCAAAACAGAATGGAGCCCTTGTTAGGTACGGGGGGGTCTGAGACAGTGGCCACTGCTCCCATGGGACGAGTACCCGTTGACAGTGTCCGTAGCTTGGGCAGTGTCTTTGGATATGCCACCAGCAAGTGGGCTTTGTGTTGCATAGCTATGGCAGTCATACTCAACAGGACACACATATTCGCTGCCACTCGACGACGCCTACGCTTGCGATGGCCGACAAGACTCTTATTACGATTCGTTCCCATCATCCTATTGGTAGTACAGGCGCGCCAGTTACTTCAATCTATTCAGTGCCAGACCTCATCCGACTTTTCCGAGCTACGATGGGGTAATGCAAGCAAAAGCTCAGACTTGATGTTCTCACACCAAAAcgccttttttaattctttgaGTTCAATTTTACTCTTCTCGGCCTCCGATGAACAGTCCTGTATTGCCGTTCGGATGATACCTTCGGATGAATCTGGTTCTGCTCGTAATCTGACCGGCTCCTTGTCCATGCTATGGCCTTTGTTCGGAACATTTTGTCTTAGCCAGTTCCTTGAGACCGTTTCCTGTGCCGTGCAGGGACGTCCCGTCGCACCGGAGACAGGGATGACACTATTCGAACAATCTCTTGCGTTTGCAGAGGCCGATGCCGCTATCAGTAACCAGCTTGGTTGGAACCTTTTCACTAAAACAACTTCTGCTGATGCCCCAGCCTCAGGGCTTGGAAATGCTATAGCTCTGACTAGGTCAATGGTTATGAGAAGGGTCAACACCTCGCCCGAAGTCCTCCTCGTTGCCTTGCTATCTTCGATGACGCATATCACGAGCCATatcctcggcatcttcaATCTGCAAGCTAGGTACCGACTTATCAGTACGGGATTCTGGGGTCTTTGCTTTATGGCTAGCATTGTATGGGCAGCCATCTCCTTTGACCTTGACAATCCATCCTCTCAGAGTCTACTCAGATTTCCAACTGTTTGCATCATAGGGTTTGTGCCACATGTCCTTGTTCTACTAGGTATCACTATATGCTTGTTCATATACGGGCTTGCTTTGCTCCTCTCAGCATTCTCTCCCCCTTCGACATCAGACATGGCTTCAATGACCATTCGTCAGCGTCTAATCCATGCCCATGAAAACATGCAGGCGAACGTATCGCTCTCTTCCATTCGCATCACTCGAGAAATGGACTTCTACACGGCTCTACTGCGAACTGGGTTCGGCGCTATCACTATGGCTAGTGAAGCCGTCTACCTAAATGAGGACAAAGGCATCAGTTTAAAACGACGCACTTGGCTGGAAGAGCAGCGGTTTAAGGAGGCCGAGGAATTGCAAAGAAAACTAATTGGTGGTGGCGGCGGCCTGCCCGACTCGCAATATGACCAGATCGGCGCAATCGGCCTAATTCCCGTGAAAGGGGGCCCGTCAGTTGCATCCAATGGGTACGCGCGCGAACGTGCTGCTCAGAAGATACCGAAAGGACGCAGTGAGCGCAACCTTCATGCGGGCATTGGCGCGTCTGAAAGGAGTTCTCGCTGGCTTATGGCACTGGAGTTTCTACTCAGTATCAACAAACTTCTTGCAAGAATTAGCGCCAAGTCTTTGTTATGGTGTCTTGCGACTCTACGGATCCGATATCAGCCGgcatggcttctttggcttgccCAGCACCCAAAAAGCATGGACGGCCAGAGCAAAAGCTCTAGTCGTAAACAGCCACGACCAAGAGGACCATCTTCATATAATGATGGAAGCATACCGAAAGAGGAGACGGCAGACATCGAGGCCGAGTTCAGGCGTGTATGCATAGACCAAGACGAGGAGAGCCTAGACAGGGACCTATACAAATATTGGGTGAAAAATGGCTGGTGGGGATCTGCAGATTCCAGCGGCGACTTTGAACCTCACTCAGATGACGACTTCGACACTACAAGCGTCGTCTCTATGTCAACCACCGGCGATGGAGTGGATGATTACCAAGTATGGGAGTCAGAAGACGAGAATGACGACGGTCAACGAACACCTACTCAACGATCCCCTCAAATTAGTCGTGAGAGCACGCCTTTCCATGACACCCCTATGCAAATATCCGATCTAGCACGCCTTCTGCATCCCACAAGCCCTGAAGAGCGTGAGGAGGCCGTAACTTTGTCTGCTCACCTCCAAAGCGATGGGATCATGACACGCGCCAAATATCGGCGAATGGAGCAATTGCAACGCACTCGAGTCTTGGCCTCCCCGGGATCTGGCCTACTACAGCCCAAAGCTAACATCATGCAACCGGGGCGCAGCACCAAATTAGATCCtgacgaagaggagcgtCTTTTGGAACAGCTTTTGCTATCACGGCGGCAAGCGTTTGCTGCGGCATGTTCCGAGACATCATGGGAAAACGGGGGATCAGGTTTTGGAAGCGATGGTCCGCAATGTGTGGTGTGTCAAAGTTCACCCAGGACCATCATTGTCTGGCCCTGTCGATGCCTGAGTCTATGCGATGACTGCCGCGTTTCTCTTGCTATGAATAACTTTGACAAATGCGTTTGTTGCCGCCGGGAGGTTATTAGCTTCAGCCGCGTTTTCGTCCCCTGA